Proteins encoded within one genomic window of Bacteroides sedimenti:
- a CDS encoding DNA gyrase/topoisomerase IV subunit A, translated as MSNDTIDQNELNDDEFFSSEDQIAEGQTTEDELAESNDHSDYKPAGNSDESIKHQLSGMYQNWFLDYASYVILERAVPHINDGFKPVQRRILHSMKRLDDGRYNKVANIVGHTMQFHPHGDASIGDALVQLGQKDLLVDCQGNWGNILTGDGAAAPRYIEARLSKFALDVVFNPKTTDWKLSYDGRNKEPITLPVKFPLLLAQGVEGIAVGLSSKILPHNFNELCDASISYLHGEEFQLYPDFQTGGSIDVSRYNDGERGGSVKVRSKITKLDNKTLVITEIPYGKNTTSVIESILKAVEKGKIKIRKVDDNTAAEVEILVHLAPGVSSDKTIDALYAFTDCEISISPNCCVIDEHKPHFLKVSDVLKKSVDNTLSLLRQELLIQKGELLESLHFSSLEKIFIEERIYKDKEFEQAKSMDEACEHIDTRLTPYYPLFVREVTKEDILKLMEIKMGRILKFNSDKAEEQIARMKSEIEEIDRHLANIVEFTVDWFTMLKNKYGKKFPRLTEIRNFDTIVAAKVVEANEKLYINREEGFIGTSLKKDEYIANCSDIDDVIIFYRDGKYKIVRVADKMFVGKNILYVNIFKKNDKRTIYNVIYRDGKDGFHYIKRFNVTAMTRDKEYDVTQGTPGSRIVYFTANPNGEAEVIKVTLKPNPRIRKIIFEKDFSEIAIKGRQSMGNILTKNDVHKISLKQKGGSTLGGRKVWFDRDVLRLNYDGRGEFLGEFQSEDSILVVLNNGEFYTTNFDLSNHYEDNVSIVEKYDPNKVWSAALYDADQQNYPYLKRFCFEASNRKQNYLGENKDNKLILLTDEYYPRLEVIFGGNDNFRETLIIDADEFISVKGFKAKGKRISTFTIEAINELEPTRFPERESEEIEEEQTEVENMDPDSEKSENDIIDEITGQMKLF; from the coding sequence ATGAGCAACGACACAATCGACCAAAACGAATTGAATGATGATGAGTTTTTTTCTTCTGAAGATCAAATCGCAGAAGGACAAACCACTGAAGATGAATTGGCAGAAAGCAACGACCACTCTGATTATAAACCGGCCGGAAATTCCGATGAAAGCATCAAGCACCAACTATCGGGCATGTATCAGAATTGGTTTCTGGATTACGCATCCTATGTAATTCTGGAACGTGCCGTACCTCACATTAACGATGGATTTAAACCGGTTCAACGACGCATCCTTCATTCAATGAAGCGGTTGGACGACGGACGTTATAACAAAGTGGCAAATATTGTAGGTCACACTATGCAGTTTCACCCTCATGGGGATGCTTCTATCGGAGATGCATTGGTACAACTGGGACAGAAGGATCTGCTTGTTGACTGCCAGGGAAACTGGGGTAATATACTTACCGGTGATGGTGCAGCAGCTCCTCGTTACATTGAAGCACGTCTTTCTAAGTTTGCCCTCGATGTGGTTTTCAATCCAAAAACTACAGACTGGAAACTCTCATACGACGGTCGTAATAAGGAGCCTATCACTCTTCCGGTAAAATTTCCGCTGCTGTTGGCACAGGGCGTGGAAGGTATTGCCGTGGGACTCTCTTCTAAAATATTACCGCATAATTTTAATGAGCTATGCGATGCCTCTATCTCTTACCTACACGGAGAAGAATTTCAGCTCTATCCTGACTTCCAGACCGGTGGATCAATAGACGTATCCCGGTATAACGACGGAGAACGCGGAGGTTCAGTAAAAGTACGTTCCAAAATTACCAAGTTAGATAACAAGACACTGGTAATTACAGAAATACCATATGGTAAAAACACTACATCTGTAATCGAATCAATTCTGAAGGCAGTTGAAAAAGGGAAAATCAAAATACGGAAAGTAGATGACAACACGGCTGCTGAGGTGGAAATTCTTGTTCACCTGGCACCTGGAGTCTCTTCAGACAAAACTATCGACGCTCTTTATGCCTTTACCGATTGTGAAATCAGCATTTCACCAAACTGCTGTGTTATAGACGAGCATAAACCACACTTCCTTAAGGTTAGTGATGTGTTGAAAAAATCGGTAGATAATACATTGAGCCTTTTACGGCAAGAGTTGCTTATCCAAAAAGGAGAGTTGCTGGAAAGCCTCCACTTTTCTTCTTTGGAGAAGATTTTTATTGAAGAACGAATCTATAAAGACAAAGAGTTTGAACAAGCAAAGTCTATGGATGAAGCTTGCGAACATATTGATACCCGGCTAACACCTTACTACCCTCTTTTTGTACGTGAAGTAACCAAAGAAGATATCCTCAAGCTGATGGAAATAAAAATGGGTAGGATCCTGAAATTCAACTCTGACAAAGCGGAGGAACAGATTGCACGCATGAAGAGTGAAATAGAGGAGATAGACCGCCATCTGGCTAATATTGTGGAATTCACAGTAGATTGGTTCACCATGTTAAAGAATAAATATGGTAAAAAATTTCCTCGTCTTACCGAAATCCGCAATTTTGACACTATCGTGGCGGCAAAAGTGGTGGAAGCTAACGAAAAACTATATATAAACCGTGAGGAAGGATTTATTGGAACATCACTGAAAAAAGACGAATATATAGCCAACTGTTCGGATATTGATGATGTGATAATATTCTATCGTGACGGAAAATACAAGATAGTACGCGTGGCCGATAAGATGTTTGTGGGCAAAAACATACTGTATGTGAACATCTTTAAAAAGAATGATAAGCGAACTATCTATAACGTTATATATCGTGATGGGAAAGATGGATTCCATTACATCAAGCGATTTAACGTAACCGCCATGACCCGCGATAAAGAATACGATGTAACACAAGGTACTCCGGGATCGCGCATTGTTTACTTTACAGCAAATCCTAACGGTGAAGCCGAAGTAATCAAGGTTACACTGAAACCCAACCCACGAATTCGCAAGATTATCTTTGAAAAAGATTTTAGTGAAATTGCAATCAAAGGACGTCAGTCTATGGGGAACATTCTGACCAAAAATGATGTTCACAAAATTAGTTTGAAACAAAAAGGAGGATCTACGCTTGGGGGGCGCAAAGTATGGTTTGACCGTGATGTATTGCGACTTAATTATGACGGACGTGGTGAATTTCTGGGAGAGTTTCAAAGTGAAGACAGTATACTGGTGGTACTGAATAACGGAGAGTTCTATACAACAAACTTTGACCTGAGCAACCATTACGAAGACAATGTGAGCATCGTTGAAAAGTACGATCCCAACAAAGTATGGTCGGCAGCACTTTATGATGCCGATCAGCAAAATTATCCATACCTGAAACGCTTCTGTTTTGAGGCATCTAACCGTAAACAGAATTACTTGGGCGAAAACAAGGATAATAAACTGATACTACTTACTGACGAATACTATCCACGACTGGAGGTTATTTTCGGAGGGAATGACAATTTCCGTGAAACTCTGATCATTGATGCGGATGAATTTATCAGTGTTAAAGGGTTCAAGGCAAAAGGTAAGCGAATAAGTACATTTACTATTGAGGCTATTAATGAGCTGGAGCCAACCCGATTCCCTGAACGCGAAAGCGAAGAAATAGAAGAAGAACAGACGGAAGTAGAAAATATGGATCCGGACAGTGAGAAGAGTGAGAACGACATTATTGACGAGATCACAGGACAGATGAAATTGTTCTGA
- a CDS encoding DUF3316 domain-containing protein, which produces MRKSAALIAILIGLSGKLSAQKDFPEANRYITRATSYGVGYTKILDTYLSPQEYMGVEGRIYRESMRLTRLFDGNISLQNIFQANLSYTHNKVDNNNTFAGLVNWDYGLHYQFRLGNNLKLLAGALGDFNCGFVYNLQNTNNPASAKAYINLAASGMAIYRFHIKNIPFVARYQANVPVAGVLFSPNYGQSYYEIFTLGNSDGVIKFTTPKTQPAIRQLLSLDFPVLSAKLRLSYLWDIQQSNVNQLKTHTYSHIFMAGFVKELYRVKHKDGDLLPSRMKAY; this is translated from the coding sequence ATGAGAAAAAGCGCTGCGTTAATTGCAATTCTGATTGGACTGAGCGGAAAACTATCCGCTCAGAAAGATTTTCCCGAGGCCAACCGCTACATTACCCGTGCCACATCTTATGGTGTGGGATATACAAAGATTCTGGATACCTATCTCTCCCCACAGGAGTACATGGGTGTTGAAGGACGGATATATCGTGAGTCAATGAGGCTTACCCGCCTTTTCGATGGAAATATTTCGCTGCAGAATATTTTTCAGGCAAATCTATCCTATACCCACAACAAGGTAGACAATAATAATACCTTCGCCGGATTGGTGAACTGGGACTATGGGCTGCACTATCAATTTCGCCTGGGCAATAACCTGAAGCTGCTTGCCGGCGCTCTGGGCGATTTCAACTGTGGTTTTGTTTACAACCTGCAAAACACAAACAACCCTGCGTCAGCTAAAGCATATATAAATCTGGCAGCTTCGGGAATGGCTATTTATAGATTTCATATTAAAAACATTCCTTTTGTAGCCAGGTATCAGGCCAATGTGCCTGTGGCCGGAGTGCTTTTCTCTCCCAACTATGGGCAGTCTTACTACGAGATATTCACATTGGGCAACAGCGATGGTGTGATAAAATTCACCACTCCTAAAACACAACCTGCTATCCGACAGCTTTTATCGCTCGATTTTCCGGTCTTAAGCGCCAAACTCAGGTTAAGTTATCTCTGGGATATTCAGCAGTCTAACGTCAACCAGCTAAAAACACATACTTATTCGCATATTTTTATGGCAGGGTTTGTAAAAGAGCTCTACCGTGTTAAACACAAGGATGGAGATTTACTCCCTTCCCGGATGAAAGCGTATTAG